TTCTGGCATTGGTAGTGATCCTGATGCTGGCGTTGCAGGCATTCAGCCAAGACATTCCGCAGCTCAGGGCCAGGCAGAGCACAAAAGATATCATGCACTGGATGGATACTGTCCGCAGCAGCAACGATTACCGGGGCTGGCTGGATCAGTTCAACAAGTCGGTCAATGACTACATATATTATGCTGACCAGTCGCACGAAGACCAGGTCAGGCTGCTGCTTGGAGCAAAACCCTCCGGCGGAGGCGAATATTATTCAGTCTGGCTTGAACAGACTGCCATCAAACAACTCAATAATTTTTATTATTATGCTACTGAGACCTATCGCACAGCCTTAGGTCTGATCAAGCTCTCTGAACCTGACTGTATCCCTGTCGGTTATTATCAGCCCTGGCTGAACAGGCTGAATGAGTCCCTTAAGAACTACTGTTATTATGCCACAGACGTCTACAAGGAAGGCCTGGTCTTTTTGAAGGATGTGCGGCCTGCTTCCCGCGAAGGCGACTATCAGAGCTGGTTTACCCTCTATAATAAGTATCTCTCGGACTATAATTATTACGGTACTGAAGTTTACAAGTATTCCTGTGACCTGCTGCTGGAAGTCAAGCCTGTCGGAGGAGACAATAACGGCACAGTTACCATGGACTTTCTCAAGAACATAGACCAGACTTCAATTCAGGTGCTGAAATCCGAAGCCAATTCCCATGCCTTCATAGACCTGATTTCTTCCTTCAAGGAAGGTCTGGTGAATCAGGCTCTCAACGGAAACATCTGGGCGAAAGCCGAATACACCAGGCTGAAGGGTATTTTCGGGCAGAACTGATAAAGTTTAAGTTGGTCAGTAAAAAAAAGAACCCCGCTGGCTGCGGGGTTTTTTATTGATCTGGTTCGCTTGAATTGCTGGTCAGTTTAAGCCGGCAGGCACAGACATTTCGTTCAAAGCTTTCAGGATTGCTTTCTGGGAAGAGTACACTCCCATGGTGATGCAATGGACTGCGCCGTACAATTCAATGATTTTCCTGCAGTCGAATCCTTTTACAGTATAGCCGGGCATCAATTTCCGATAAGTTTCCAGGGCTTCCTGGTCGGTTTCCAATCCGTACACCGGTACCAGCACTTTTTTGTTAATGATCAGGGAATTGAGATAGCTGTTTGTGATAACCGATCCAGTCACCTGCGGGATTTCCTTGTATTTCGGCATGACTATCCGTTCCACTCTGTAGGGCTTGCCGGCAAGATCTTTTATCTTTTTCAGAGTCTGGAAATTCTCATCCAGCAGTTCCTTGTTCCCCTCGACCCCATCGCTCTTGTTTCTGTATTCCCCGAGCAGGAGCGTGTTGCTGTCAAGCAGTTTGCAGTACAGGTCCACATGCCCTGTGCCTTCTTTTCTCAGAGGTTTGAGAAAAATCACCTGTTCGGCACCGAAGTAATCGCGGTAAATCTCCCTGATTTTCTCTTCGCTCTGCCCGGCGGTTTCCTGTTGCATGTGAATGGAGCAGAAAGCCGTTCCCCTGCCGTCGAACATCATGTTTCCTCCAGCTTCTTCCATAGGGCAGGAGTGCTCAGTTGCCTGGAAATACCCGGCCAGTTTTTTCACGTCCTCTCCGTAATAATTCAAGAGAACAACTTTGTCTCTGCGTCCGTCCTCGTTCACGATCCAGAACGGTCCGAAATCCCTGACCCAGATAAGAAAAGACTGTGGAATCAGCTTGATGTTTTTCATGTTTACGCCGCTGGCCTTTAGTTTCTTTTCGATTTCAACTGTTTCCTTGAAGCAGACATAGACCAGAGTGTCCTCTGCAATAAACTTCACCATCTCCATCTGAAGATCTTCCTGCTCAATGTCCCAGCAGACGATCAGGCCTTCAGCTGTATCGAATTCACCGGTTGTATGGAAGTTTCCAGATGGAACCCTGTATGATTTGTCAATTCTGATTGATCCGTTCAACCCGGCCTGTTTTAAAAAATCAAGATGGCTGATTGTTCCTGAAAAAGAACTGACTGTGAAGAGAATTAATGACAACAGTAAAATTTTACTCAATTGATCTTCCCATCCTGCATACTTGATACAGCTTTCAATTTAAATTATACCATCAAAAAGGTCAGCATTCAAGCTATCAAAAATTTTCGTGCAGTTTCAACAAACTTCAGTATAATTTTATACATGCATAGCTGTCTTTAACCAACAATTTCCTGGAGGAATAGAAATGAAAAATATTATTATGGCCGCATTCCTGTCTACCGTTTCCATGCTTTATGCAGCCGATCTTGCCAGGAATTATGAAAAAGCCTTGCTCTGGCTGGACGATTTCAGGGGAAAACCTGAGGAACTGGCACTGATTGAGGAGTTCAAGCCTGATATGCTGCTGCGCTCCTGGTACCGCTGGGGTCAGCCTGACAAGGATAAACTGTATGAAAAACGCACTCAGGAAGTCAGGGCTTTACGCAAGAATGGAATGGCGCTCGGAGGCGGTGGTTCTCTTTCGATCGTGAATGAGCAGGATCTGAAATCACCTGATTTTGACATGACCTGGCTCTCCACTGGCCTGGACGGCAAAGTGATCGCGAAAGACGGCCAGTCCTATGGCTCTCTCTCTGCGCCGGGTTTCAGGGAATATCTGATCAGGAAAGCCATGGAGCAGGCACGGCTCGGGGCAGTGGAGCTGCATTTCGGAGAGACGAACGGCAGGATCGATTATGACGACTGGACTCTGGGCTTGAAGGGGGACAATGGCTTCATTCAGTGGCTGAGAAAAAAATACGCAGACAAGACATCTAACTGGTGGAAGGAATATCTCGGAGACTTCGGAGACAAAGTATTCCGCAACAGCCGGATTGTACGCAGCGATTTTCTGAAAATGAGCAAGGCTTACTCCGAGACATTCAAGAGCGAATGGGGAAAATCCGGGTCCTGGAAAGGCTTGAATGCTGCCGGAAAACCAGCCTTCCTCGCCTATATTTACCGCGAAAACCTGGACAGTTTCATCGGCAGCCTGAGAAAGCAGCTGCTGGACAGGGCCAGAACCGAAGTTTCCATCGATATCTGGGGCTTTGCGGACTGGATTCTGGAACTGAAAAACAAGCCTGATGCTTACATCGAATGCATTCCAAACAAGGACTGGGGTCTGGACTGGTTCAAAAAAGGATTTCCGACCGGCGATGACGACAAGCAGCTGCGCAAGATAATGACTGAACTGATCAAGTCTGTTTACGGCACCCCTGTTGTTTTCACGATCGATCATCCGCATCCTTTCGAGGAATACAGGAAACTGCCTGATCAGAAACGGGCGGACCTGACCCGCTATTTTGCGAATCTCACCTGGTCCCTGAACGCGAAATTCCTGTTCCGGAGTTACTCGCAGGAACAGAAAGACCTGGGCCCGCTCACCCGTCAGGCGATCAGGGAACTTTGCGACAAGGCGAAAAAAAGCCAGATACAGTGATTTTTTTCTTGCGATTTTCTCAGATACATGTTTTAATTGAATCAGAACAAATCTTCGTGGAGGGCGGTATGAACAATAAACAACGCATAGAATGCCGCTATTTCCCTATGAGGATTGTTCTTCATTATTTACATCGCTGACCTAATTACAAACAAAAATCTCTAAGCACAATCCTCGGACAGGGGAATTTGCGTTTCGGACTGATTCATTCAGCTGATTCGCTTTGCACCTGTTCCGATTTAAATAAGAAAATTACGGTTCTGAACCGAAAGGAGGAAAGTATGAACATGTTATCCCGTGAGTGCAGCAGAATCTCGATTAAAGGAGAGAGAAAGATGGTTAGAAAAAATGCAACCGGATCTGATTACTGGATCAAAGACGATTAGAAAAAGCGGAGAGCTCGTCAGGTAGAGCCTCCGCAAAGGAGGAAAAATGTTTTCAATGTTACGCAACTATAAGAGGAATTACGAACCATTACTGAAAAACAAGCCGCTGATGACCCTGATCGCAGCCGGATTCATTTCCAGGCTGGGCAGCAGGGCGACCTATTTCGCGATGCTGAAGAAGGTCTACGACATCTCAGGCGGAAAGATCACTGATCTCGGCTTCCTGACTGTCTGCGAGGCAT
Above is a window of Candidatus Wallbacteria bacterium DNA encoding:
- a CDS encoding agmatine deiminase family protein; this translates as MSKILLLSLILFTVSSFSGTISHLDFLKQAGLNGSIRIDKSYRVPSGNFHTTGEFDTAEGLIVCWDIEQEDLQMEMVKFIAEDTLVYVCFKETVEIEKKLKASGVNMKNIKLIPQSFLIWVRDFGPFWIVNEDGRRDKVVLLNYYGEDVKKLAGYFQATEHSCPMEEAGGNMMFDGRGTAFCSIHMQQETAGQSEEKIREIYRDYFGAEQVIFLKPLRKEGTGHVDLYCKLLDSNTLLLGEYRNKSDGVEGNKELLDENFQTLKKIKDLAGKPYRVERIVMPKYKEIPQVTGSVITNSYLNSLIINKKVLVPVYGLETDQEALETYRKLMPGYTVKGFDCRKIIELYGAVHCITMGVYSSQKAILKALNEMSVPAGLN